In Reichenbachiella agarivorans, one genomic interval encodes:
- the thiS gene encoding sulfur carrier protein ThiS, whose product MKIKLNNEEQHLQDSHINLLALLKEKNLYIDRGIAVAINDEILPKSNWDDYLVKENDNILIITATQGG is encoded by the coding sequence ATGAAAATTAAATTAAATAACGAGGAGCAGCATCTTCAAGACAGTCATATCAATCTACTTGCTTTATTAAAGGAAAAAAACCTTTATATTGATAGAGGCATTGCTGTGGCTATCAACGACGAAATTCTTCCCAAATCAAACTGGGATGACTACCTCGTAAAAGAAAACGACAATATTCTGATAATCACTGCCACACAAGGTGGCTAA
- a CDS encoding hydroxymethylpyrimidine/phosphomethylpyrimidine kinase: protein MAIVKDNLVLSIAGFDPCGGAGILADIQTMHQLKVQGMAVVTALTYQNEDDLWGIEWKGFEPIKSQIDALLADYNFDVVKIGIINGLDLLDKLLQYLEKRIPKAKIVWDPVLKSSSGFDFVKKVESDEFQNILKRVHLITPNRWEFEKISAALGSESWPTNVLKKGGHSDTDDTSDVLIMKDGKQIKIEGHRIEGKDKHGTGCVLSSAVAAGLNKGQSLEEACKAAKTYTEKYLQSGTKKLGRHFEIDA, encoded by the coding sequence ATGGCAATTGTTAAAGACAATCTAGTATTAAGTATTGCAGGTTTTGATCCTTGCGGTGGTGCTGGCATCCTCGCAGATATACAGACGATGCATCAACTGAAAGTACAAGGTATGGCAGTGGTCACTGCCCTCACCTATCAAAATGAAGATGACCTCTGGGGAATCGAATGGAAAGGTTTTGAACCTATCAAGTCTCAAATTGATGCACTGTTGGCCGACTACAACTTTGATGTCGTCAAAATCGGAATCATCAATGGTTTAGATCTATTAGACAAACTCTTGCAATATCTGGAGAAAAGAATCCCAAAAGCCAAGATTGTATGGGATCCAGTATTGAAATCCTCTTCTGGATTTGATTTTGTCAAAAAAGTAGAATCTGATGAGTTTCAAAATATTCTAAAGAGAGTTCATTTGATCACACCTAATAGATGGGAATTTGAAAAAATATCTGCTGCGCTTGGTTCTGAATCATGGCCTACCAATGTCTTGAAAAAAGGTGGTCATAGCGATACAGATGACACCTCCGATGTATTGATTATGAAAGACGGCAAGCAAATCAAAATAGAAGGACATAGAATAGAAGGCAAGGACAAGCATGGCACTGGCTGTGTCTTATCCTCAGCAGTAGCTGCGGGACTCAACAAAGGTCAATCACTAGAAGAAGCCTGCAAAGCAGCAAAAACATACACTGAAAAATATTTACAGTCTGGCACCAAGAAGCTAGGCCGACACTTTGAAATCGACGCATGA
- the thiC gene encoding phosphomethylpyrimidine synthase ThiC: MARVDQIPREEKITRDPFPNSKKIYVQGKIHDIKVAMREISLNDTVLKFNPTAPVEKNPPVTVYDTSGPFTDPNIEIDVRKGLPKLREQWILNRGDVEVLDSISSSYGLERLHNNELDHLRFEYLENPKKAKPGHNVSQLHYAKKGIITPEMEYIAIRENQRIEEWNHLNVQHEGNSFGANTPKGKITPEFVRDEIAAGRAIIPNNINHPESEPMIIGRNFLVKINANIGNSAVTSSIEEEVEKAVWACHWGADTIMDLSTGKNIHETREWILRNSPVPIGTVPIYQALEKVNGKAEDLTWEIFRDTLIEQAEQGVDYFTIHAGVLLRYVPMTAKRVTGIVSRGGSIMAKWCLAHHKENFLYTHFEDICEIMKAYDVAFSLGDGLRPGSLADANDEAQFGELETLGELTKIAWKHDIQVMIEGPGHVPMHMIKENMEKQLEACDEAPFYTLGPLTTDIAPGYDHITSGIGAAMIGWYGCAMLCYVTPKEHLGLPNKKDVKDGVITYKIAAHAADLAKGHPGAQYRDNALSKARFEFRWEDQFNLSLDPDTAREFHDETLPAEGAKVAHFCSMCGPNFCSMKITQEVREFAAENELTEEAALNKGMEEKAKEFAEKGKEIYLEQ, translated from the coding sequence ATGGCTAGAGTTGACCAAATACCAAGAGAAGAAAAGATCACCAGAGACCCTTTTCCTAACTCAAAAAAAATCTACGTACAAGGAAAGATTCATGACATCAAAGTAGCGATGCGCGAAATCTCGCTCAACGACACAGTGCTAAAATTCAACCCAACAGCACCCGTCGAAAAGAATCCTCCTGTGACTGTGTATGATACAAGTGGCCCATTTACCGATCCTAACATAGAGATTGATGTCAGAAAGGGACTGCCCAAACTAAGAGAACAATGGATTCTTAACAGAGGTGATGTAGAGGTACTTGATAGTATTTCTTCTAGCTATGGCTTAGAAAGATTGCACAACAACGAACTCGATCACTTGAGGTTTGAGTACTTGGAAAACCCAAAAAAGGCAAAACCTGGGCACAACGTGAGTCAGCTGCACTACGCCAAAAAAGGAATCATCACACCAGAGATGGAATACATTGCCATCCGTGAAAACCAGAGAATCGAAGAATGGAATCACCTCAACGTACAGCACGAAGGCAACAGCTTTGGAGCTAATACACCCAAAGGTAAAATCACGCCTGAGTTCGTCAGAGATGAAATCGCCGCAGGTAGAGCCATCATCCCAAACAACATCAATCACCCAGAATCAGAACCGATGATCATTGGCAGGAACTTCCTCGTGAAGATCAACGCCAACATTGGTAACTCTGCCGTCACGTCCTCTATTGAAGAAGAAGTGGAAAAAGCAGTTTGGGCATGTCACTGGGGAGCGGATACCATCATGGATTTGTCAACAGGCAAAAACATCCATGAGACCAGAGAGTGGATCCTAAGAAACTCTCCTGTGCCGATCGGAACTGTACCAATCTATCAAGCCCTAGAAAAAGTCAACGGTAAAGCTGAGGACTTGACATGGGAAATATTCCGTGATACGCTGATTGAGCAAGCAGAACAAGGTGTGGATTACTTCACAATCCATGCTGGCGTTCTACTAAGATACGTACCGATGACTGCCAAACGTGTGACGGGTATCGTTTCACGTGGGGGCTCTATCATGGCCAAATGGTGTTTGGCACACCACAAAGAAAACTTCCTGTACACACACTTTGAGGACATTTGCGAAATCATGAAAGCTTATGACGTAGCATTCTCTCTCGGGGATGGGTTGAGACCAGGTTCTTTGGCAGACGCCAATGATGAGGCACAATTTGGAGAGCTAGAAACACTAGGTGAATTGACCAAAATAGCTTGGAAGCACGATATCCAAGTCATGATCGAAGGACCAGGTCACGTGCCAATGCACATGATCAAAGAAAACATGGAGAAGCAATTGGAAGCATGTGATGAAGCTCCATTCTATACATTGGGGCCATTGACGACTGACATTGCTCCGGGCTATGATCATATCACCTCTGGAATCGGTGCTGCAATGATTGGTTGGTACGGATGTGCGATGCTTTGCTACGTGACACCAAAAGAACATTTGGGTCTCCCCAACAAAAAAGACGTAAAGGACGGAGTAATCACCTATAAGATTGCAGCTCATGCCGCAGACTTGGCCAAAGGACATCCAGGCGCACAATATAGAGACAATGCTTTGTCAAAGGCTCGGTTTGAGTTCAGATGGGAAGATCAATTCAACCTTTCTTTGGATCCAGATACAGCACGTGAGTTCCATGACGAGACTTTGCCAGCAGAAGGCGCAAAGGTTGCCCATTTCTGTTCGATGTGCGGACCTAACTTCTGCTCGATGAAAATCACGCAAGAAGTCAGAGAATTTGCCGCAGAAAATGAATTGACAGAAGAAGCTGCACTCAACAAAGGCATGGAAGAAAAAGCCAAAGAGTTTGCAGAAAAAGGAAAAGAAATCTACCTAGAACAATAG
- a CDS encoding thiamine phosphate synthase, producing MIITPETLVDKELSTCNELLQLDIRLHVRKPSWSFDQTKEYLTQLDSQCYSKISLHQHHELVNEMDLGGIHWKSNQQVISSGQMINSKSFHSFKEIRDESHTLAYGFLSPIYDSISKDNYQSQFDLNELKEEFEKGTPFPIYALGGVTLDDLATLRAIGFKGAVLLGSFWIDGEYERHLNLLKHITHGNC from the coding sequence GTGATCATCACACCAGAGACGCTGGTGGACAAGGAACTATCTACATGCAACGAATTGTTACAACTTGACATTCGTTTGCATGTCAGAAAACCCTCTTGGTCATTTGATCAAACCAAGGAATATTTGACACAGCTTGATTCACAATGTTACTCCAAAATCAGCCTTCATCAACACCACGAGTTGGTCAATGAAATGGATTTGGGGGGCATACATTGGAAATCAAACCAACAGGTAATAAGTTCTGGTCAGATGATCAACTCCAAGTCCTTTCACTCGTTCAAAGAGATTCGGGATGAAAGTCATACCTTGGCGTACGGCTTTCTGAGTCCGATCTATGATAGCATCTCTAAAGATAACTATCAGTCACAGTTTGACTTGAACGAACTGAAAGAAGAATTCGAAAAAGGCACCCCCTTCCCTATTTATGCGTTGGGTGGAGTTACTCTCGATGATTTGGCAACACTGAGAGCAATAGGATTCAAAGGAGCGGTTCTTTTGGGTAGCTTCTGGATAGATGGTGAATATGAAAGACACTTAAACTTACTTAAACACATAACTCATGGCAATTGTTAA